A genomic stretch from Malus domestica chromosome 15, GDT2T_hap1 includes:
- the LOC103401614 gene encoding uncharacterized protein — MSIITTSIDLSRSASGCVFVKHPGVVVQPFSSSSTWKCQQGFRSNPALLSLISSQPCRNKIVRSSSISPGDQSPSVEYSNSWRGWMIGMVFSVIIPFWRHKWGPLLQLKKEVDMVVNNVEAVVEVVEKVAEKVEEVADEIGDHLPADGKFRVASEVVESIAREVAKDAHLADQLIEKAEALEDQVEDFFESAMDNAGNATKDVSDESNVQVATEKKSQ, encoded by the exons ATGTCAATAATCACAACATCAATTGATCTAAGTCGGTCGGCAAGCGGTTGCGTTTTTGTGAAGCATCCTGGAGTAGTAGTTCAACCAttttcatcatcatcaacatGGAAATGCCAACAAGGTTTCAGAAGCAACCCTGCATTATTGTCTCTAATTAGCAGCCAACCATGTCGGAATAAGATTGTACGCAGTAGCTCTATATCACCTGGAGATCAAAGTCCTTCTGTAGAGTATTCAAACTCCTG GAGAGGCTGGATGATAGGGATGGTATTCTCAGTAATTATACCTTTTTGGAGGCACAAATGGGGGCCTTTGCTACAATTGAAGA AGGAGGTGGACATGGTTGTAAACAATGTTGAAGCAGTCGTGGAGGTGGTAGAAAAGGTGGCAGAAAAAGTGGAGGAAGTGGCAGATGAAATAGGTGATCATCTTCCAGCTGATGGAAAGTTTAGGGTTGCTTCTGAAGTGGTTGAAAGTATAGCCAGAGAAGTAGCCAAAGATGCACACCTTGCAGACCAGCTAATTGAGAAG GCGGAAGCACTAGAAGATCAGGTGGAAGACTTTTTTGAGTCAGCTATGGATAATGCAGGAAATGCGACCAAAGATGTTAGCGATGAATCAAATGTACAAGTAGCTACAGAAAAGAAAAGCCAGTGA